The genomic DNA GCCGCGTCATCGGCACCTTCGTCAACGAGGCGCTGGCGATGCTGGGCGAGGGCGTTGCCCCGGCCAGCATCGAGCAGGCCGGTGCCCAGGCGGGTTACCCGGCCGCGCCGTTGCAGCTCTCCGACGAGCTCAACCTGGAGCTGATGCAGAAGATCGCCACCGAGACCCGCAAGGCGACCGAGGCGGCAGGCGGCACCCATGTGGCGCACCCGGCCGAAGAGGTCGTCAACAAGATGATCGAGATCGGCCGTCCGTCGCGGCTCAAGGGCGCGGGCTTCTACGAGTACGTCGACGGCAAGCGCGTCGGTCTGTGGGAGGGCCTGGCCGACACGTTCGGATCGGGAAAGAGCGAGATCCCGTTGCAGGACATGATCGATCGCATGCTGTTCGCCGAGGCGCTGGAGACGCAGAAATGCCTCGACGAGGGCGTGCTGACCTCCACTGCCGACGCGAACATCGGCTCCATCATGGGCATCGGCTTCCCGCCGTACACCGGTGGTAGCGCGCAGTTCATCGTCGGCTACCAGGGTGAGCTCGGCGTCGGCAAGGAAGCGTTCGTGGCACGGGCCAAGCAGCTCGCTGAGCGCTACGGCGAGCGCTTCACCCCGCCTGCTTCGCTGACCAGCTAGCCGCAGACCTCAAAAGCCCCCAGCACAATGACGTGCTGGGGGCTTTTGTTGCCTCAGAAGCTGCCCATGTCCGAGGACAGCCAGTGCTGCGGCTGCAGGAAGATCGCCACGTGGTCGCCGAAGTTGGCTCCTGCGAATTCCAGGTAGCGCCGGGCAGCGGCGTCGTCGAGGTACCGATGGGCCAGCTCCTCCATCTGAGCGTCGGTACCCGGCTCGATGCGGCTGACCGCACCGTCCACCGCGACGTAGCGGACGGTGGGTTCGAGCTGTTCGACCATCAGGGAGAAGAATCCCGCTGACTGGATCAGCCGCGCCTTGCGGGAGTCTGTTCCGGTGAGGATCCAGGGCTCACCACCGGGCGTGTACTGGTACCAGATGGGCACCGTCAGCGGACCGCGGCCGGCGCCGGCGTGCACCGACAGCGCGGCGATGTGCGGCTGGGCCAGGAACTGTTCGCGTTCAGCGGTGGAAAGGGCCATGGCGCAAGGCTAACCGCGCCGGGCGACGGCCATGGCGTAGTCGGGCACCTGGATGGAGTCGTAGAGCCGGATACCCCTGTCGCTGAGACCTGCGACCGCGGAGGTGACCGGTGTCGGCAGCAGTGAGATCAGCCGTCCGGTGAGCAGCAGCGCGTGCAGGCCCAGCCGCGACGAGGGCAGGATGGTCCTGGCGGTGCTCTTGGCCAAGGCTCGGGCACCCAGGACCGGGTGGCGCATCACCTGCTCGTAGGCGGCGAAGCCCGCGGCGTGGTCGCCGTCGGCGCGGCCCAGCTCGCCCGCCAGCACATAGGCGCCCACCACCGCCAGGCTGGTACTGCCCCCGACGGCCGGGCCGGGGCAGTACCCGGCGTCACCCACCAGCGTCACCCGTCCGCGCGACCAGGTGTCCAGCTGCAACTGGTCGATGGCGTCGAAGTAGAACGCCGGGGTGCCGGCGACTTCGGCCAGCCAACGGTCCACCTCGGCGGACATCCCCGTGAACCGTGTCCGCAGCACCGCCTTGTGCTGGTCGGCGGCGCGGTGGTCGTAGGTGAAGGGGGCCGCGGGGCGGAACAGGAACACCGCCCTGGCGTTGTCGAGGTGATCGGCGGTGTAGATCATCGCGCTGCGGTCCACGTCGAACCAACCGGTCATCTCACCCTCGCGCGCAAGAGATTTCGGCACCGACACCACCGACAGGTAGGCGCCGAGGAACTCGGTGTGCCCGGCGTCGTCGCCGAACGCCAACTGCCGCACCCCCGAGTGCAGCCCGTCGGCGCCGATGACGACGTCGAACTGGCGGGTGGGGGAGTGCGCGAAGGTGACCTGGCCGTCGTCGGCGATCGCGGTGATCTGGTCACCGAAGAGGTACTCGACGTGCTCGCACCCGGCGTCGTAGAAGATCTGGCTGAGGTCGTCGCGCATGATCTCGACGTGGCGCGCCGAGATGGCCGCGGACAGCTTGCGGTAGTCGACGTGGGTCACCCGCGTGGCGCCCGGCCGGCGGGCCAGGATGTGGTCGGTGCCGGTGGCCCGGTTGAGCACCCGGTCCGCGACGCCCATCTTCTCCGCGATGTCCATGGCGGGGCCGAACAGATCGATGGCGTGTCCGCCGGTCTTGCGCAGCGCCGGGGCCCGCTCCACCACCGTGACCTTGAATCCCTGCCGGGCCAGCCAGTAGGCCGACACCGGTCCGGCGATGCTGGCACCGGAAATCAGAACGCGCATGTCCTCCTCCTTACTTAACGGTCGGTAAGTGACGGCTTGAGCTTACTTAACGATCGGTCAGATAGGGTGGCCAGGTGAGTTCACCCAGGTCGGACACCCGCCAGCGCATCCAGGATGCGGCGCGGGAGCTGTTCGCCGTCAAAGGTGTGCAGCGCACCAGCCTGCAGGACATCGCCGCCCGGCTCGGCATCACCAAGCCTGCGCTGTACTACCACTTCGGCTCCCGCGAGGACCTGGTCCGCAGCATCGTGGCGCCGCTGATCGAGGGCGGAGAGCAGCTGGCGGCCGAATGTGAGGCCCACCCGGAGTGGTCACCGCAGCAGATCCTGGAGCGCTACTTCGACTACCACTACCGCCACCGCGCCGATCTGCTGCTGGTGGTCTCCGAGCTCAGCACCATCGCCGACCTGGGGCTGATCGACACCATGCTGACCTGGCGAGAACGCTTGGGCCGCTTGATCTTCGGGCCGAACCCCACGCTGGAGCAGTCGGCCCGCGCGGTGATCGCCCTGGGCGGT from Mycolicibacterium tokaiense includes the following:
- a CDS encoding TetR/AcrR family transcriptional regulator; its protein translation is MSSPRSDTRQRIQDAARELFAVKGVQRTSLQDIAARLGITKPALYYHFGSREDLVRSIVAPLIEGGEQLAAECEAHPEWSPQQILERYFDYHYRHRADLLLVVSELSTIADLGLIDTMLTWRERLGRLIFGPNPTLEQSARAVIALGGLQDCCLQFPDAPADELRAAVVAGALAALGQQVSPG
- a CDS encoding pyridoxamine 5'-phosphate oxidase family protein, with amino-acid sequence MALSTAEREQFLAQPHIAALSVHAGAGRGPLTVPIWYQYTPGGEPWILTGTDSRKARLIQSAGFFSLMVEQLEPTVRYVAVDGAVSRIEPGTDAQMEELAHRYLDDAAARRYLEFAGANFGDHVAIFLQPQHWLSSDMGSF
- a CDS encoding FAD-dependent monooxygenase, whose translation is MRVLISGASIAGPVSAYWLARQGFKVTVVERAPALRKTGGHAIDLFGPAMDIAEKMGVADRVLNRATGTDHILARRPGATRVTHVDYRKLSAAISARHVEIMRDDLSQIFYDAGCEHVEYLFGDQITAIADDGQVTFAHSPTRQFDVVIGADGLHSGVRQLAFGDDAGHTEFLGAYLSVVSVPKSLAREGEMTGWFDVDRSAMIYTADHLDNARAVFLFRPAAPFTYDHRAADQHKAVLRTRFTGMSAEVDRWLAEVAGTPAFYFDAIDQLQLDTWSRGRVTLVGDAGYCPGPAVGGSTSLAVVGAYVLAGELGRADGDHAAGFAAYEQVMRHPVLGARALAKSTARTILPSSRLGLHALLLTGRLISLLPTPVTSAVAGLSDRGIRLYDSIQVPDYAMAVARRG